A genome region from Rhodopseudomonas boonkerdii includes the following:
- a CDS encoding ABC transporter ATP-binding protein gives MSVTLDHVSQMVDGVPTIRDVSLTLERGSLSVLLGPTLAGKTSIMRLLAGLDKPAQGRVLVDGKDVTGIDIRKRSVAMVYQQFINYPSLTVYENIASPLRVRGKPKAEIETRVREAAALLKLEPYLKRTPLQLSGGQQQRTAIARALVKGADLVLLDEPLANLDYKLREELRTELPKIFEASGAIFVYATTEPSEALLLGGRTACLWEGEVLQFGDTPKVYRRPGTLKVAEVFSDPPLNAVDIEKRGDGVQYAGGVNAPASGLYAALADGRYSVGFRAHQLGVARAATGAHVFPAEVTVTEITGSESFIHVKHGQSDWVSVLSGIHEFAPGDKLDAVLDPANIFIFDSSDRLVAAPAM, from the coding sequence ATGAGCGTGACGCTCGATCATGTCTCGCAGATGGTGGACGGCGTGCCGACCATTCGCGACGTCTCGCTGACCCTTGAGCGCGGTAGCCTCAGCGTGTTGCTCGGGCCGACGCTGGCCGGCAAGACCTCGATCATGCGGCTGCTCGCAGGCCTCGACAAACCGGCGCAAGGCCGCGTGCTGGTGGATGGCAAGGATGTCACCGGCATCGACATCCGCAAGCGTTCGGTGGCGATGGTCTATCAGCAGTTCATCAATTACCCCTCGCTTACGGTTTATGAAAACATCGCGTCGCCGCTGCGCGTGCGGGGCAAACCGAAGGCCGAGATCGAGACGCGCGTGCGCGAGGCGGCGGCGCTGCTCAAGCTCGAGCCGTATCTCAAGCGCACACCGCTGCAGCTCTCCGGTGGCCAGCAGCAACGCACCGCGATCGCGCGCGCGCTGGTCAAGGGTGCCGACCTCGTGCTGCTCGACGAGCCGCTCGCCAATCTCGACTACAAGCTCCGTGAGGAATTACGCACCGAACTGCCCAAAATCTTCGAGGCGTCCGGCGCGATCTTCGTCTATGCGACCACCGAACCGTCCGAGGCGCTGCTGCTCGGCGGCCGCACCGCCTGCTTGTGGGAAGGCGAAGTGCTGCAGTTCGGCGATACGCCGAAGGTCTATCGCCGGCCGGGCACGCTGAAAGTCGCCGAGGTATTTTCCGACCCGCCGCTGAATGCGGTGGATATCGAGAAGAGGGGCGATGGCGTGCAATATGCCGGAGGCGTCAATGCGCCGGCGAGCGGGCTCTATGCGGCGCTCGCTGACGGCCGCTATAGCGTTGGCTTCCGCGCCCATCAACTCGGTGTCGCTCGGGCCGCAACGGGCGCCCACGTCTTCCCCGCCGAAGTGACCGTGACTGAAATCACCGGTTCCGAGAGTTTCATTCATGTGAAGCACGGTCAGTCGGACTGGGTCTCGGTGCTGTCCGGTATCCATGAGTTCGCGCCTGGCGACAAGCTCGACGCCGTGCTCGATCCCGCCAATATCTTCATCTTCGACAGCAGCGACCGTCTGGTCGCCGCGCCCGCGATGTAG